One Opitutaceae bacterium DNA segment encodes these proteins:
- a CDS encoding acetate--CoA ligase family protein: MSTTNMRSFFHPESITVIGASGNPVSLGFMVMKNLMAAGFAGPIMPVNPKYESVSGVLTYPTVAELPRPAELAIICTPPAMIPDLIEALGRQGTRASVILTAGLDAPPPTGGLSLQEQALQRARQSGMRLLGPNCLGLLVPGSGINGSFAHTGSLAGSLAFVSQSGALSTSVLDWAKSGGIGFSCFVSLGNSIDVNFSDTIEYLADDDVTSAILLYIEAIRNGPGFMNAATLAARKKPIIAIKSGRVPDAQKAAASHTGALAGSDEVYEAAFRRAGILRVDSFEDLFGAVETLGKAKPLHGDGLSIVSNGGGPGVMATDSLVLNGGRLARFSKPTFDRLNDSLPANWSRANPIDIIGDAPPERYVQALKILLEDEDTAAVLFIHAPSAIVPSDIIAGAMLETAAGSPKTVFTCWLGRDGVARARALFSDRRIPCFDTPEDAVHAFLDMTRYRKGQSYLAGEETTPPAVSLDRTKIGACFASVRADRRNELTEPEAKQVLAAAGLPVITSRIAADPAACVVMAREIGFPIVLKIISPQISHKSDVGGVALNLESDEQVAAAAEAMSRRVRSIRPDAELTGFSVQQMVKMPSSHELIIGATRDASFGPVIMFGHGGTAVEVIRDHAMALPPITRSIAADMVSQTRVSRLLAGYRDRPKANMEAIYQALIQLSQLVLAFPEIKELDVNPLLANDERVTAIDARIKLE, translated from the coding sequence ATGAGCACCACGAATATGCGTTCGTTTTTCCATCCGGAATCCATCACCGTTATCGGAGCCTCCGGGAACCCCGTCAGCCTGGGCTTCATGGTCATGAAGAATCTCATGGCCGCCGGCTTTGCCGGGCCGATCATGCCGGTAAACCCGAAATATGAATCCGTTTCGGGCGTCCTCACCTACCCTACCGTGGCTGAGCTTCCGCGGCCGGCGGAACTCGCCATCATCTGCACACCACCCGCCATGATCCCCGATCTGATCGAAGCGCTCGGTCGTCAGGGCACCAGGGCCAGCGTGATCCTGACCGCCGGACTCGACGCCCCTCCGCCCACGGGAGGACTCTCGCTTCAGGAACAGGCCCTGCAACGGGCACGGCAATCCGGCATGCGCCTCCTCGGGCCCAATTGTCTTGGATTGCTTGTCCCGGGATCGGGCATCAACGGAAGCTTCGCCCACACCGGCTCGCTGGCCGGATCACTCGCCTTTGTCAGCCAATCCGGCGCACTTTCCACCAGCGTCCTCGACTGGGCCAAATCCGGAGGGATCGGCTTCTCCTGCTTTGTCTCGCTTGGCAACAGCATCGACGTGAATTTCTCGGACACGATCGAATACCTGGCCGATGACGACGTCACCAGCGCCATCCTGCTCTATATCGAGGCGATCAGGAACGGTCCCGGTTTCATGAACGCGGCCACCCTCGCCGCGCGGAAAAAGCCCATCATCGCCATCAAATCCGGCCGGGTGCCGGACGCCCAGAAGGCTGCGGCGTCCCATACCGGCGCCCTCGCCGGGTCCGATGAAGTCTACGAAGCCGCCTTTCGTCGGGCCGGCATCCTGCGGGTGGACTCCTTCGAGGACCTCTTTGGCGCGGTCGAAACCCTGGGCAAAGCCAAACCCCTGCACGGGGACGGATTGAGCATCGTTTCCAACGGAGGCGGGCCGGGCGTGATGGCCACCGACAGCCTGGTCCTGAACGGAGGCCGCCTGGCGAGATTCTCCAAGCCGACCTTCGACCGCCTCAACGACAGCCTTCCGGCCAACTGGTCCCGGGCCAATCCGATCGACATCATCGGCGACGCCCCGCCCGAACGATATGTCCAGGCCCTGAAGATCCTGCTGGAGGACGAAGATACCGCCGCGGTTCTTTTCATTCATGCACCGTCAGCCATCGTTCCCAGCGATATCATCGCCGGGGCCATGCTCGAGACAGCCGCCGGGAGCCCCAAAACGGTTTTCACCTGCTGGCTGGGACGCGACGGGGTGGCCAGGGCGAGAGCCCTCTTTTCCGATCGACGTATCCCCTGCTTCGATACACCGGAGGATGCGGTTCATGCCTTCCTCGACATGACCCGCTACCGGAAGGGCCAATCCTACCTTGCCGGGGAAGAGACCACACCTCCGGCAGTGTCCCTCGACCGGACAAAGATAGGCGCGTGCTTTGCGTCGGTTCGCGCCGACCGGCGCAACGAACTGACCGAGCCCGAAGCCAAACAGGTTCTGGCCGCGGCGGGCCTGCCCGTCATCACCTCCCGGATCGCCGCAGATCCGGCTGCGTGCGTGGTCATGGCCCGGGAAATCGGATTCCCGATCGTCCTGAAAATCATCTCACCGCAGATCTCCCACAAATCGGATGTCGGCGGCGTTGCCCTGAATCTCGAAAGTGACGAGCAGGTGGCGGCGGCGGCCGAGGCCATGAGCCGCCGGGTGCGATCCATCCGACCCGATGCGGAATTGACCGGATTCTCCGTCCAGCAGATGGTGAAAATGCCCAGTTCGCACGAACTGATCATCGGCGCGACCCGGGACGCCTCCTTCGGTCCCGTCATCATGTTCGGGCATGGCGGCACCGCGGTCGAAGTTATCCGCGACCACGCCATGGCCCTTCCTCCCATCACCCGCTCGATTGCCGCGGATATGGTCAGCCAGACCCGGGTTTCCCGACTCCTTGCCGGCTACCGCGATCGCCCCAAGGCGAACATGGAAGCGATCTACCAGGCCCTCATCCAGCTGTCCCAACTGGTCCTGGCCTTCCCTGAGATCAAGGAGCTGGATGTCAATCCGCTCCTCGCCAACGACGAACGGGTCACCGCCATCGACGCCCGGATCAAGCTGGAGTGA
- a CDS encoding bifunctional enoyl-CoA hydratase/phosphate acetyltransferase, translating to MKKMTGRNPTIENRTFDEMSIGDEATLHRVLSRDDILLFAAVSGDVNPAHVDEEFARSDFFQKIIAHGMWGAALISTVLGTEMPGPGTIYLGQTLRFKRPVAIGDHIVTTVRVTRKDSEKSRVTLECFCRNQRGEEVIRGEAEVMAPREKIIRPRKTLPEVKIVERFVRFQELIRLAEPQPPIRTAVVHPVDRATLANCIEAHGDHLIIPVLIGPAYKIKAVAEAEGLAIDAFEMIDVAHSHAAAEEAVRLAEEGLVELIMKGTLSSEELLGVLNGSMKLRTGRKRTHVHSLDVPTFPRTLFMTDTELNVTPDIETKTGIVQNAVDLLHALGRECPRVAILSAGDLVDLRMPSTMEAAALCKMAERNQIRGAMVDGPMPFDIAVSSEAGDSSNCHSAVVGNADILVVPDMEAGRILVQQLRRLIDASAAGIILGYRVPVILPGPADNVRTCEASCALACMWSHYHQEKDAIRIKTPKVRSTPLA from the coding sequence ATGAAGAAAATGACCGGACGGAACCCGACCATCGAAAACCGGACCTTCGATGAAATGTCGATTGGCGACGAGGCGACCCTGCACCGGGTGCTGTCACGGGACGACATTCTCCTCTTCGCCGCGGTATCCGGCGATGTGAATCCGGCCCATGTCGACGAGGAATTCGCCCGCAGCGATTTCTTCCAGAAGATCATCGCTCACGGCATGTGGGGAGCGGCGCTCATCTCGACGGTCCTGGGGACGGAGATGCCCGGCCCCGGAACGATTTATCTCGGGCAGACCCTCCGGTTCAAGCGGCCTGTCGCCATCGGCGATCACATTGTCACCACGGTCCGGGTGACAAGAAAGGACAGTGAGAAGTCGAGGGTCACCCTGGAGTGTTTCTGCCGCAACCAGCGAGGTGAGGAAGTGATCCGTGGAGAGGCCGAAGTGATGGCCCCGAGGGAGAAGATCATCCGTCCCCGCAAGACACTGCCAGAGGTCAAGATTGTTGAGCGATTCGTCCGCTTCCAGGAACTGATTCGTCTCGCAGAACCGCAGCCGCCTATCCGCACTGCGGTCGTCCATCCGGTGGACAGGGCAACGCTGGCCAACTGTATCGAGGCGCATGGAGATCATCTGATTATTCCTGTCCTGATCGGACCTGCCTACAAGATCAAGGCCGTGGCGGAAGCAGAGGGCCTCGCCATCGATGCATTCGAAATGATCGACGTCGCCCATAGCCATGCGGCGGCCGAGGAAGCGGTCCGCCTCGCGGAGGAGGGACTGGTCGAACTGATCATGAAGGGTACGCTCTCCTCGGAAGAGCTGCTTGGCGTCCTCAATGGGTCGATGAAGCTGCGGACCGGCCGAAAACGGACCCATGTCCACTCACTCGATGTGCCCACCTTTCCGCGAACCCTTTTCATGACCGACACCGAACTGAACGTCACACCGGATATAGAGACCAAGACGGGAATCGTCCAGAACGCGGTGGATCTCCTTCACGCGCTGGGCCGCGAATGTCCCAGAGTGGCGATTCTCTCAGCCGGAGATCTCGTTGATTTGCGCATGCCATCGACCATGGAGGCGGCCGCACTCTGCAAAATGGCCGAACGCAACCAGATCAGAGGAGCCATGGTCGACGGTCCCATGCCGTTCGATATTGCCGTCTCCAGCGAAGCGGGAGACTCGAGCAACTGTCATTCCGCTGTCGTGGGAAACGCCGATATCCTCGTTGTTCCGGACATGGAGGCGGGAAGGATCCTCGTCCAGCAGCTGCGACGCCTGATCGATGCCAGCGCCGCTGGAATTATCCTGGGCTACCGGGTTCCCGTGATCCTGCCGGGACCCGCCGACAACGTGAGGACCTGCGAGGCTTCCTGCGCCCTGGCCTGTATGTGGTCGCACTATCACCAGGAAAAGGACGCCATCCGTATCAAGACACCAAAGGTTCGATCCACACCATTGGCCTGA
- the fabI gene encoding enoyl-ACP reductase FabI — protein MNPFSLEGSRGLVIGIANNQSIAWGCAQALAAQGATLAVTYLNEKAEPHVRPLAEKLDAPIILPCDVTHPGELEAVFEAVQSRWGKLDFALHAIAYARKDDLYGRYLDCSADGFAHAMSVSCHSFLRMARLAEPLMKAGGCLLTLTFSGSERYMPGYGVMGPAKAALECSVKYLAAELGAQGIRVNALSAGPIRTRAASGIPDFDALQGEMVKRTFIGRPVTIEEVGQAAAFLVSRAARATTGTIHYVDGGLHQSG, from the coding sequence ATGAATCCATTTTCACTCGAGGGGAGCCGCGGTCTGGTGATCGGCATCGCCAACAACCAGAGTATTGCCTGGGGCTGCGCACAGGCTCTTGCCGCTCAAGGGGCCACCCTCGCTGTCACCTACCTGAACGAAAAGGCCGAGCCCCATGTCCGCCCGTTGGCGGAGAAACTGGATGCGCCGATCATCCTGCCCTGCGATGTGACCCATCCGGGCGAACTGGAGGCGGTCTTCGAGGCCGTTCAATCCCGTTGGGGTAAGCTCGACTTCGCTCTCCACGCGATCGCCTACGCACGAAAAGACGACCTCTACGGACGTTATCTCGACTGCTCCGCGGATGGCTTCGCCCACGCCATGTCAGTTTCCTGTCACTCCTTTCTGCGCATGGCCCGCCTCGCCGAACCTCTCATGAAAGCCGGTGGCTGCCTGCTGACACTGACTTTTTCAGGTTCGGAGCGCTATATGCCCGGCTATGGCGTGATGGGGCCGGCCAAGGCCGCCCTCGAGTGCAGCGTCAAGTACCTGGCCGCCGAACTGGGTGCCCAGGGAATCCGGGTCAACGCGCTTTCGGCCGGGCCGATCAGGACCCGGGCGGCCTCCGGCATCCCGGATTTTGACGCCCTGCAGGGGGAAATGGTGAAGCGCACCTTTATCGGGAGGCCTGTCACCATCGAGGAAGTCGGCCAAGCCGCTGCCTTCCTCGTCAGCAGGGCTGCTCGCGCCACCACCGGCACGATCCACTATGTTGACGGCGGACTTCATCAGTCCGGCTGA